One region of Marivirga arenosa genomic DNA includes:
- the alr gene encoding alanine racemase, with protein sequence MFSTSNISLSKKAVKQNVRFVKRKLHKGVKLSAVVKGNAYGHGIEQMVPLFEAAGVKHFSVFSTHEAAQVCEFKSKSTGVMVMGWMEDEAVEWAIANDIEFYVFEIGRLQAAIHYAKKLGKKAKLHIEVETGMNRTGFEEEHLQEVIDLMQDNKDHFIFEGLCTHYAGAESITNYLRVMDQIKKYHKISDVFEENGFMPKNKHTACSAAAMSYPETQMDMVRVGILLYGFWPSQETFIAYQRSNGYGQDDVKRKVRHPLKRIISWKSKVMSVKEVPVGEFIGYGTSYQATKKMKIATVPVGYAYGFARSLSNQGRVIVNGKRVAVIGTVNMNLMIINVSECKNIGKGDEVIIIGSNGKQTVSVASFGELSNQLNYELLSRLPQDIPRKVVE encoded by the coding sequence ATGTTTAGCACTTCTAATATCAGTTTAAGTAAAAAGGCGGTAAAGCAAAATGTCCGTTTTGTAAAGCGAAAATTGCATAAAGGTGTTAAACTTTCTGCTGTGGTAAAAGGAAATGCATACGGCCATGGTATTGAACAAATGGTACCTTTATTTGAAGCTGCTGGCGTTAAGCATTTCTCAGTATTCTCAACTCATGAAGCTGCACAAGTCTGTGAATTCAAAAGTAAATCTACTGGAGTGATGGTTATGGGTTGGATGGAAGATGAAGCCGTTGAGTGGGCCATAGCCAATGATATTGAATTTTATGTATTTGAAATAGGGAGACTACAGGCTGCAATTCATTATGCTAAGAAATTAGGTAAAAAAGCAAAACTACATATCGAAGTTGAAACCGGTATGAACCGAACAGGCTTTGAAGAGGAGCATCTTCAAGAAGTAATTGACTTGATGCAGGATAATAAAGACCATTTTATTTTTGAGGGCTTGTGTACACACTATGCAGGTGCTGAAAGCATCACGAATTACTTAAGAGTAATGGACCAGATCAAAAAATATCATAAGATTTCCGATGTTTTTGAAGAAAACGGATTCATGCCTAAAAATAAGCATACAGCATGTTCAGCAGCGGCCATGTCCTATCCTGAAACGCAAATGGATATGGTAAGAGTTGGAATCTTACTTTATGGTTTTTGGCCTAGTCAGGAGACTTTTATCGCCTATCAAAGAAGTAATGGCTACGGGCAAGATGATGTAAAAAGGAAAGTTAGACATCCTCTGAAACGAATAATCAGCTGGAAAAGTAAGGTAATGTCTGTAAAGGAAGTGCCAGTGGGAGAGTTCATTGGCTATGGCACCAGTTACCAGGCTACAAAAAAAATGAAGATAGCCACTGTTCCTGTTGGGTATGCTTACGGTTTTGCAAGATCGCTTAGCAATCAAGGTCGGGTGATTGTAAACGGAAAAAGAGTAGCCGTTATCGGCACTGTAAATATGAATCTCATGATTATAAATGTTTCCGAATGCAAAAACATCGGAAAAGGAGACGAAGTGATCATTATTGGGAGCAATGGCAAGCAGACGGTTTCTGTAGCCAGTTTTGGAGAATTAAGTAACCAGTTGAATTATGAGTTGCTAAGTCGATTACCTCAAGATATTCCGAGAAAAGTAGTAGAATAG
- a CDS encoding amidohydrolase produces the protein MDLNLDVEELIQLRHLLHENAETSNNEEKTAKIIVEFLEDLKPDEIWSNQGGHGVIAVFKGKEPGENIGFRADTDALHIAETIHLEYASKTPHTAHKCGHDGHMTMVAGIAAYLKNNPVQKGNVYLLFQPAEETGEGAERINKALKDLDIHLDYIFGLHNLPDFPKGKILSKSGTFAAASRGMVIKLFGKTSHAAEPEFGISPVLAMAKITTQMTNLHKELDFSSLALATVIHAELGEIAFGTTPGYAEIRVTLRAMKDEDMEILIEEAENLARKHCEDEGLGCEISYTEIFPSTENSEETVNILKQSASSMGLDYVPLEKPFKWSEDFGHYKLQSQTGFFGLGSGVECAHLHDEFYDFPDDIIPMGVKMYIGLMKYFKVI, from the coding sequence ATGGATTTGAATTTAGATGTAGAGGAACTTATTCAGTTACGACATCTCTTACACGAAAATGCTGAGACTTCTAATAATGAGGAGAAAACAGCAAAAATCATTGTTGAATTTTTAGAAGATTTAAAGCCTGATGAAATTTGGAGTAATCAGGGTGGCCATGGTGTTATTGCTGTGTTCAAAGGCAAGGAGCCTGGTGAAAATATAGGTTTCAGAGCCGATACCGATGCACTACATATTGCAGAAACCATCCACTTAGAATATGCTTCTAAAACACCTCATACGGCTCACAAGTGTGGTCATGATGGACATATGACCATGGTGGCAGGAATTGCGGCTTATTTAAAAAACAATCCAGTACAGAAAGGGAATGTATATCTCTTATTCCAACCTGCAGAAGAAACGGGAGAAGGAGCGGAGAGAATTAATAAAGCCTTGAAAGATTTAGATATCCATCTGGATTATATTTTTGGATTGCACAACCTACCTGATTTCCCTAAAGGGAAAATACTAAGCAAAAGCGGAACTTTTGCAGCTGCTTCAAGAGGTATGGTGATCAAGCTATTTGGGAAAACCAGCCATGCTGCAGAACCTGAATTTGGGATCAGTCCAGTATTGGCCATGGCAAAAATCACCACTCAGATGACGAATCTTCATAAAGAATTAGACTTTTCATCTTTAGCATTAGCAACTGTAATTCATGCGGAATTAGGTGAGATTGCATTTGGTACCACCCCTGGTTATGCTGAAATCAGGGTTACCTTACGAGCAATGAAGGATGAGGATATGGAAATCCTGATAGAGGAGGCTGAAAATCTAGCTAGAAAGCATTGTGAAGATGAAGGCTTGGGTTGTGAAATATCCTATACTGAAATATTCCCTTCAACCGAAAATTCTGAAGAAACGGTTAATATTCTGAAACAATCAGCTTCATCCATGGGCCTTGATTATGTTCCATTAGAAAAGCCATTTAAATGGAGTGAAGATTTTGGGCATTATAAATTACAGTCACAAACCGGATTCTTTGGCTTAGGATCTGGGGTGGAATGCGCTCATTTGCATGATGAATTTTATGACTTTCCCGATGACATTATTCCAATGGGAGTAAAAATGTATATTGGTTTAATGAAATATTTTAAAGTTATTTAA
- a CDS encoding alanine/ornithine racemase family PLP-dependent enzyme, giving the protein MAFLKLYRNKLKHNFEFLHKLFTDNNLDWGAVTKLFCGNELYLKEVINLGFKEIHDSRIANLKKVKEINSNVKTCYIKPPAKRSISDIVKYADMSMNTEYYTLKLLSDEAVRQNKTHKVIIMVETGDLREGVMGDHLIDFYAKVFELPNIQIEGIGTNLNCLHGVMPSQDKLIQLSLYKQIIELKFNRKLPLVSGGTSVTIPLIMNKQIPAGINHFRIGETLYFGANLFEETTIEGMHDDCLELFTEIIEITEKPKVPMGEMAANPQGEVTEIDESLYGETSYRAILDIGVLDIDPKYLILDDYDFEIVGSSSDMIVIDLGDNKEKRKVGDLINFKLKYMGALGILNSNYIEKTVE; this is encoded by the coding sequence ATGGCATTTTTAAAACTATACAGAAATAAACTAAAACATAATTTTGAATTCCTACATAAGCTATTTACTGACAATAATCTAGACTGGGGAGCGGTAACTAAGCTTTTTTGCGGTAACGAGCTTTATTTAAAAGAAGTAATCAACCTTGGATTTAAAGAAATACATGATTCCAGAATTGCGAATCTTAAAAAGGTAAAGGAAATAAATTCAAACGTTAAGACTTGCTACATAAAGCCTCCTGCAAAAAGAAGTATATCGGATATTGTAAAATATGCTGATATGAGTATGAATACCGAGTATTACACACTCAAATTATTGTCAGATGAAGCAGTTAGGCAAAATAAAACACATAAGGTAATCATTATGGTGGAAACCGGTGACCTCAGAGAAGGGGTTATGGGGGATCATTTGATTGATTTTTATGCTAAGGTTTTTGAATTGCCCAATATTCAGATTGAGGGGATAGGCACCAATTTGAACTGCCTACACGGAGTTATGCCTTCACAAGATAAATTAATTCAACTTAGTCTGTATAAACAGATAATTGAATTAAAATTCAATAGAAAATTGCCTTTAGTTTCTGGTGGTACATCGGTTACCATTCCACTAATAATGAATAAGCAAATACCCGCTGGTATCAATCATTTTAGAATAGGTGAAACCCTATATTTCGGAGCAAACTTATTTGAAGAAACTACTATTGAGGGTATGCATGATGATTGTTTAGAGCTTTTCACTGAAATAATCGAAATAACTGAAAAACCGAAAGTGCCAATGGGTGAAATGGCCGCTAATCCTCAAGGAGAAGTAACGGAAATTGATGAGTCCTTATATGGTGAAACCAGTTACAGAGCCATATTGGATATTGGGGTATTGGATATTGATCCAAAATACTTAATACTTGATGATTACGACTTTGAAATTGTTGGCTCAAGTTCTGATATGATTGTTATTGATCTAGGGGATAATAAGGAAAAAAGAAAAGTGGGAGATTTAATAAATTTCAAGCTAAAGTATATGGGAGCTTTAGGGATCCTCAATTCAAATTATATTGAAAAAACTGTAGAATAG
- a CDS encoding GNAT family N-acetyltransferase, with protein sequence MEYQTLTSIDSATTLQKNEIADFLYTHLDEFGDPKDDIMKCLDYALSSFGHQGGFVVLARENGSIKGAVVVNQTGMSGYIPENILVYIAVHSDQRGKGVGKELMKKAINTAKGDIALHVEPNNPAKFLYEKLGFTNKYLEMRLKN encoded by the coding sequence ATGGAATATCAAACTTTAACTTCGATAGACTCAGCAACTACTTTACAAAAAAATGAGATAGCAGATTTTCTCTATACTCATCTAGATGAATTCGGTGATCCCAAAGACGACATCATGAAATGCTTGGATTACGCGCTTAGTTCATTTGGTCATCAAGGTGGATTTGTAGTTTTAGCCAGAGAAAATGGAAGTATAAAAGGTGCCGTTGTGGTGAATCAAACCGGTATGTCGGGTTATATTCCTGAAAACATATTAGTATATATAGCCGTTCATTCTGATCAGAGGGGTAAAGGTGTTGGAAAGGAATTAATGAAAAAAGCAATTAATACAGCTAAAGGAGATATCGCCCTTCATGTTGAACCCAATAATCCTGCAAAATTCCTTTATGAAAAATTAGGCTTCACCAATAAATATTTGGAGATGAGGTTAAAGAACTAA
- a CDS encoding sodium:solute symporter family protein, with translation MHIIDISIFVIYMLAMLAVGYYFLRSNTGMDDYYVGGRKMSSWHIGLSVVATDVGGGFSIGLGGLGFTIGISGSWMLFTGLIGAWLAAVFLIPKVRGNKAFEKFHTMPQLFAYFFDKKTAIAAALISAVGYLGFTSSQILAGAKLASGTFPEIGLNQALIIMGVIAVVYTVMGGIKAVIYTDTIQWIILLGGLILIGIPLSYYSVGGWSAIKKTLDPEMLSLTNLNWQDIVYWVVTIIPIWFVGMTLYQRIYASKDVKTAKKAWFIAGLFEWPVMAFMGVALGLLARVAADQGMFAALGPDNIAQADPEKGLPMMLATVLPVGLLGIMMSAYFSAILSTADSCLMASSGNFVSDFIKQFTNKFNTDKKELRLSQVVTLIVGALALLLASAMENVLSLMLYSYAFMVSGLFVPILGGLFWKKSNNNAAFASMLTGGFITAVLQANKITFGTATKMDEIRTFIERASNYVGFADLNLAEMTPGQMVNVVNKMQIIELPFSDFLFKLPLGLDPNVFGIFFSAIIFVSFSLIYPKTK, from the coding sequence ATGCACATTATAGATATTTCAATATTCGTCATATATATGCTGGCTATGCTGGCGGTAGGCTATTATTTTTTGCGATCAAATACGGGTATGGATGACTATTATGTGGGCGGAAGAAAAATGAGCAGTTGGCATATTGGATTAAGTGTAGTGGCAACCGATGTTGGTGGAGGCTTTTCTATAGGATTGGGTGGTTTAGGATTTACGATTGGAATATCCGGTTCATGGATGTTGTTCACCGGTTTAATAGGAGCATGGTTAGCGGCTGTTTTTCTAATCCCGAAAGTAAGAGGCAATAAAGCTTTTGAAAAGTTTCATACCATGCCACAGTTATTTGCTTATTTCTTTGATAAGAAGACGGCCATTGCTGCCGCATTAATTTCTGCAGTTGGGTATTTAGGCTTTACTAGTTCTCAAATATTGGCAGGGGCAAAATTGGCTTCAGGTACATTTCCTGAAATCGGCTTGAACCAGGCTTTGATCATTATGGGTGTTATCGCAGTGGTTTATACCGTAATGGGAGGAATAAAAGCGGTGATCTATACTGACACTATTCAATGGATTATTTTACTGGGGGGCTTAATTCTAATCGGGATACCCTTATCCTATTATTCAGTAGGCGGATGGTCAGCCATTAAAAAAACGCTCGATCCTGAAATGCTTTCCTTAACTAATTTAAATTGGCAGGATATAGTATATTGGGTAGTTACCATCATCCCCATTTGGTTTGTGGGCATGACCCTCTATCAAAGAATTTATGCGAGTAAGGATGTGAAAACAGCTAAAAAAGCATGGTTTATTGCAGGCTTATTTGAATGGCCAGTGATGGCTTTTATGGGCGTTGCCTTAGGATTATTGGCTCGAGTGGCAGCTGATCAAGGGATGTTCGCAGCTTTAGGTCCTGATAATATTGCTCAGGCCGATCCTGAAAAAGGTTTGCCTATGATGCTGGCCACCGTATTGCCGGTAGGTTTACTAGGAATTATGATGTCAGCTTATTTTTCAGCTATTCTTTCTACTGCGGATAGTTGTTTAATGGCTTCCTCAGGAAACTTTGTTTCTGATTTCATTAAGCAGTTTACCAATAAATTTAACACTGATAAAAAGGAGTTAAGATTATCACAAGTGGTTACCTTGATAGTGGGTGCCTTAGCTTTATTGCTCGCCAGTGCTATGGAAAATGTTTTGAGTTTAATGCTCTATAGCTATGCTTTTATGGTATCGGGCTTATTCGTTCCTATTTTGGGAGGATTATTTTGGAAAAAAAGTAATAATAATGCTGCCTTTGCTTCTATGCTTACCGGTGGGTTTATAACTGCTGTTCTTCAAGCCAATAAAATCACCTTTGGAACTGCAACTAAAATGGATGAAATACGAACATTTATAGAGAGAGCCTCTAATTATGTTGGTTTTGCTGATTTGAACTTAGCGGAGATGACTCCAGGCCAAATGGTGAATGTGGTGAATAAAATGCAAATAATTGAGCTGCCATTTAGTGATTTTCTATTCAAATTGCCGCTCGGTTTAGACCCTAACGTATTTGGTATCTTTTTTTCAGCAATAATTTTTGTATCTTTCTCTTTAATATACCCAAAAACTAAATAA
- a CDS encoding rhodanese-like domain-containing protein, whose product MPNYKNLTIQEFDQGIKENPEAIILDVRTPSEFASGHLEHAVNAPNISEAISSLDPEKEYFVHCRVGGRSAVTAQYLSMKGFKNINNLNDSIDNTSLKLHKSSVKVA is encoded by the coding sequence ATGCCTAATTATAAAAATTTAACTATTCAGGAATTTGATCAAGGAATCAAAGAAAATCCTGAAGCAATAATTTTAGATGTTAGAACTCCATCAGAATTTGCAAGCGGTCACTTAGAACATGCAGTTAATGCACCTAACATAAGTGAAGCCATCTCTTCACTGGATCCTGAGAAAGAGTATTTTGTTCACTGCCGAGTAGGAGGCAGAAGTGCAGTTACTGCACAATACTTATCCATGAAAGGCTTTAAAAATATCAATAATTTGAATGATTCAATTGACAATACCAGTTTGAAACTTCATAAATCGAGCGTAAAAGTAGCTTAA
- a CDS encoding DUF7379 domain-containing protein: MRPIALDARSFMASPIEKKFILLRSEKADKDLNYLQNFAIPKILNRKDADKMPGVWGTLGYADNTPVDWEGQLYCSNEGNDQFEDKSTIGEEVKLIKEMYPELDLQNDIKEKVINLSELDIPYPDIFALEEIPKLRLDAFLGPEQGALAFYQHQRENNEAAELDYILPIATPAHNTNERDRLTYIFNALPHKAIEAVPGIPNRYRLSTQYKQEEFIVKVLVFKRAYRKNKEKDLPSNSQEIVELIEDELASYKTGLFVKDHQLLVMNDKGKFRNANFGSIKESKKTLLLLHGTFASTKGSFGEVYDWLHDFLKEGNYEQVIAFDHPTFFWDAEGNIKKMFSMLNELDIQAFDQEVDVIGTSQGGLLAQFLANYGQDSLRVGKVALVASGNGVGYLTFAEGMAFGFKMLKKVMRKIGIGAPVVFISALLQHSFEWVIKQPGVEVMKPGSEALNKIIYNTPIQETTRYLPIAGNYENNGWGARKLELGIDKILSEHNDWVISTKNQFSLPSQYVAIAGYNPAKYKKHMINDALHGRLIEKQDCQDKIESFFFTEEAEKVDYNKLKSIDHFDAHCHLFGRNVITGRLILMLLGDIIDYLDQDNPDEQLEPINTREGEGSEHGIGRVIRNVFNYFLFNKGARQMLDDLEEDYWETRAHQPKTFRYIPLMFDLEMTFRNDYDADNAASVIAEKMQEFKVKHAEFLDQMDSLVQRFEENGEFIFSDEKVPNEDSVRILKYAKKIIKGLNLVNAAVLEDAKNSYKTQKQELEQLKTLYGNDIFPFLAVDPRREGMAQEVEENIGKDKVFHGVKLYTPNGYSPTDLNLFDPDNAFVHGTSLYKWCEENQIPIMAHCSDSGFATFTDRIQIYGDLCTQEEDTSDNDYTYKLVFKDKAYHDFEYNLLQGGFDKSIKERAHRLNHPTLWRKVLEKYPDLKICLAHFGGGSHEWQEEIKRLILDFDNVYTDLSCQTKPEMLQTIAERYFKTDTADNQKIRSRIMYGSDYFLNMLQGIAFKNYYGNFQKAFSEQQMEYMSVKVVKEYLGV, translated from the coding sequence ATGAGACCTATAGCACTTGATGCCCGTTCTTTTATGGCATCACCCATCGAAAAGAAATTTATTTTATTACGTTCTGAAAAAGCGGATAAGGACCTTAACTACCTTCAAAATTTTGCCATCCCTAAAATCCTGAACCGGAAGGACGCGGATAAAATGCCGGGCGTTTGGGGTACTCTGGGCTATGCCGATAATACTCCTGTCGATTGGGAAGGGCAGCTGTATTGTTCGAATGAGGGAAATGATCAATTTGAGGATAAATCTACCATTGGGGAGGAGGTAAAGCTGATTAAGGAGATGTATCCTGAGCTGGATCTTCAAAATGACATCAAAGAAAAGGTAATCAACCTTAGTGAGTTAGACATTCCCTATCCTGATATTTTTGCTTTAGAAGAAATTCCTAAGCTAAGATTAGATGCTTTTCTTGGTCCTGAACAGGGCGCTTTGGCCTTTTATCAGCACCAAAGAGAAAATAATGAAGCGGCAGAATTAGACTACATTTTACCGATAGCTACTCCAGCTCATAATACCAATGAGCGCGATCGCCTCACCTATATATTTAATGCGCTACCCCATAAAGCCATAGAAGCCGTTCCGGGTATTCCGAATCGCTATCGCTTATCCACCCAATACAAGCAGGAGGAATTCATTGTGAAAGTGTTGGTATTCAAAAGAGCCTACAGAAAGAATAAGGAAAAGGATTTACCCTCTAATAGTCAGGAAATAGTAGAATTGATTGAAGATGAATTGGCCAGCTATAAAACGGGCCTTTTTGTGAAGGATCATCAGCTATTGGTAATGAATGATAAGGGTAAATTTAGAAATGCAAACTTTGGTTCTATAAAGGAAAGTAAGAAAACCTTATTGCTGCTACATGGAACCTTCGCCAGTACAAAAGGCTCCTTTGGTGAAGTTTATGATTGGCTTCATGATTTCTTAAAGGAGGGGAATTATGAGCAAGTGATTGCCTTTGATCATCCTACCTTTTTCTGGGATGCTGAAGGCAATATCAAGAAGATGTTTAGCATGCTCAATGAGTTAGATATTCAGGCCTTTGATCAGGAAGTGGATGTAATAGGAACCAGTCAGGGAGGATTGTTGGCACAATTTCTAGCCAATTACGGGCAGGACAGTCTTCGAGTCGGCAAAGTAGCTTTGGTAGCTTCTGGAAATGGGGTAGGCTATCTCACTTTTGCAGAAGGCATGGCTTTTGGCTTTAAAATGTTGAAAAAGGTAATGCGAAAGATTGGGATTGGAGCGCCTGTTGTGTTTATCTCAGCTTTATTGCAACATTCATTCGAATGGGTGATTAAGCAACCGGGTGTGGAGGTGATGAAGCCGGGAAGTGAAGCCTTAAATAAAATTATTTATAATACGCCTATTCAAGAGACTACGCGCTATCTGCCTATAGCTGGAAATTATGAAAATAATGGGTGGGGCGCTAGAAAGCTAGAGTTAGGAATTGATAAGATCTTATCGGAACATAATGATTGGGTGATCAGCACCAAAAATCAATTCAGTTTGCCGAGTCAATATGTGGCCATAGCCGGCTATAATCCAGCTAAATACAAAAAGCATATGATTAATGATGCCCTACATGGCAGATTGATTGAAAAGCAGGATTGTCAGGATAAAATTGAAAGCTTTTTCTTTACCGAAGAAGCTGAAAAAGTAGATTATAACAAACTAAAATCTATCGATCATTTTGATGCGCATTGTCATCTGTTTGGTCGAAATGTGATCACGGGTAGGCTTATCTTAATGTTATTGGGCGATATAATAGATTATCTTGATCAGGACAATCCTGATGAGCAGCTTGAACCGATCAACACACGAGAGGGAGAGGGAAGTGAACATGGAATTGGCAGGGTAATTCGTAATGTATTTAATTATTTCTTATTCAATAAAGGCGCTCGCCAAATGCTAGATGATTTGGAAGAAGATTATTGGGAAACTAGAGCGCATCAGCCTAAAACCTTTCGCTACATTCCCCTTATGTTCGATTTAGAAATGACTTTCAGAAATGATTATGATGCGGATAATGCAGCTTCCGTAATTGCTGAAAAAATGCAAGAGTTTAAAGTGAAACATGCTGAATTTTTAGATCAAATGGATAGTCTGGTTCAGCGCTTTGAGGAGAATGGTGAGTTTATCTTTAGCGATGAAAAGGTGCCAAATGAAGATTCAGTGAGAATTCTTAAATATGCCAAAAAGATTATAAAAGGCTTGAACCTTGTGAACGCTGCGGTTTTAGAGGATGCAAAGAATTCCTATAAAACCCAGAAGCAGGAATTAGAGCAATTAAAGACGCTTTACGGAAATGATATCTTTCCATTCCTAGCTGTTGATCCTCGTAGAGAAGGCATGGCTCAGGAAGTGGAAGAGAATATCGGGAAGGACAAAGTTTTCCATGGGGTAAAGCTCTACACGCCAAACGGATATTCGCCCACCGATTTAAATCTATTTGATCCTGATAATGCCTTTGTGCATGGTACAAGTTTGTACAAATGGTGCGAGGAAAACCAGATTCCCATTATGGCACACTGCTCTGATTCTGGCTTTGCTACTTTTACGGATCGCATTCAAATTTATGGTGACCTGTGCACCCAAGAGGAGGACACTAGCGACAATGACTATACCTATAAATTAGTTTTTAAAGATAAAGCCTATCATGATTTCGAATACAACCTACTGCAGGGTGGTTTTGATAAGTCGATTAAAGAAAGAGCGCATCGCTTAAACCATCCAACTTTATGGCGTAAGGTTTTAGAAAAGTATCCTGATCTGAAAATATGCTTAGCTCATTTTGGTGGAGGAAGTCACGAATGGCAAGAAGAAATCAAACGCCTGATCCTGGATTTTGATAATGTATATACTGATTTATCCTGTCAAACTAAGCCTGAGATGCTTCAAACTATAGCAGAACGCTATTTTAAAACAGATACTGCTGATAATCAAAAAATCAGAAGTAGAATTATGTACGGTAGTGATTACTTTTTAAATATGCTTCAGGGTATAGCGTTTAAAAACTATTACGGTAATTTCCAGAAAGCATTTAGCGAGCAACAGATGGAATATATGTCGGTGAAAGTAGTAAAAGAATATCTTGGGGTATAG
- a CDS encoding serine hydrolase domain-containing protein, with the protein MKQHLKYIGILIITLSISNLKAQESIDSLVGTYMSTNKIPGLSLAIIENDSVKTIKAYGLSSIQNDVKVDVNTTFELASLTKQFTAAAILKLQQDGKLNVDEYLHQYFPECPERWKAITIKQLLWHTSGLPGMFPHDNFTQKSFTGYSKMTAAQLDIMMQTNTVSKDLAIKSIITDSLDFKPGSAYNYSDVGYLLLGIVIDNITGSYKDYLTDIFDQNGLLNTYFVNQEKVVKNQARGYSLKDGEWINIMRTWDYEIPSHFGVFSNLSDLMKWYKVISGNDFLNETNQNFLFSKGTLNDKSKIAYGGGWEINDINGLKFISHTGVTGTILVNIPQKSTTVIILSNLGYNGNDMVNPWNLAYEIINKIGIETKINRSHVTSSGLKQIEPNKAAFRNLTGTYFTADSLEAKIYIESGKAYFESQGSKNELSLLENGSWLVLWFDYEYILTLDENGQILESNYGRIFKKE; encoded by the coding sequence ATGAAGCAACATTTGAAATATATAGGGATACTGATAATAACACTTTCAATATCCAATTTGAAAGCTCAGGAATCTATTGACTCACTGGTGGGCACTTATATGTCGACAAATAAAATACCAGGACTTTCTCTTGCCATTATTGAAAATGACAGTGTTAAAACAATAAAAGCTTACGGTCTATCAAGTATTCAAAATGATGTGAAAGTTGACGTCAACACTACTTTCGAACTTGCATCTTTAACGAAACAATTTACTGCGGCTGCCATTCTAAAACTTCAACAAGATGGCAAATTAAACGTAGATGAATATTTGCATCAGTATTTCCCTGAATGTCCAGAGCGTTGGAAAGCGATAACTATAAAACAATTGCTATGGCATACTTCAGGATTACCGGGTATGTTTCCACATGACAATTTCACACAAAAATCATTTACGGGCTATTCTAAAATGACAGCTGCGCAATTAGACATCATGATGCAAACAAATACTGTCAGTAAAGATTTAGCAATAAAGTCCATTATTACGGATTCACTCGATTTTAAACCAGGTTCTGCCTACAACTATAGTGATGTTGGATATTTATTGTTAGGGATTGTCATTGACAATATAACAGGTAGTTATAAAGACTATTTGACGGATATTTTTGACCAAAATGGTTTGCTGAATACTTATTTCGTTAATCAGGAAAAAGTTGTTAAAAATCAAGCAAGGGGTTACTCTCTAAAAGATGGAGAATGGATAAACATAATGAGAACATGGGACTATGAAATACCTTCCCATTTCGGTGTCTTTTCGAATTTATCGGATTTAATGAAATGGTATAAAGTAATCTCGGGAAATGACTTTCTTAATGAGACTAACCAAAATTTTCTGTTCTCGAAAGGTACACTAAATGACAAATCAAAAATTGCTTATGGTGGTGGTTGGGAGATTAATGATATCAATGGATTAAAATTCATTAGTCACACAGGAGTAACAGGAACTATTTTGGTCAACATTCCGCAAAAAAGCACCACAGTTATCATACTTTCAAATTTAGGATATAATGGAAACGACATGGTAAATCCTTGGAATTTAGCTTATGAAATAATTAATAAGATAGGAATAGAAACCAAAATTAATCGCAGTCATGTTACCTCAAGTGGACTTAAACAAATAGAGCCGAATAAAGCAGCTTTTAGAAATCTGACGGGTACATATTTTACAGCGGACAGCCTAGAAGCTAAAATATATATAGAAAGTGGGAAGGCTTATTTTGAAAGTCAAGGAAGTAAGAATGAATTATCTCTATTAGAAAATGGAAGTTGGCTTGTGCTATGGTTCGATTATGAGTATATACTAACGTTAGATGAAAATGGACAAATATTGGAATCGAATTACGGAAGAATATTTAAGAAAGAATAA